A window of Aquibium oceanicum genomic DNA:
CCGGTTCCACTGCGACGATCCGGGTGCCGGGCGACAGGTAGTGAAAAGCGAGCGCGACGCCGCCGATCAAACCGCCGCCGCCGACCGGGCAAAGCAGGATATCCGCCGTCGTGTCTTTCGCCTCAAGTTGATCGAGGGCTTCAATACCCGCGCCGGCCTGTCCGGCGACGATCTCGACGTCGTCAAAGGGATGCAGCAGCGTCAGATTTTCATCCGCAGCGATCGACCGCGCCTTCTCCGCCGCCACCTCTTCGCGCGCCCGCTCGCCGTGCTCGGTCAGCACCACGCGCGCGCCGTAGCCCGCTGTCGCCTCGCGCTTGGCCGCCGGGGCATCCACCGGCATGACGATGGTGACGGGAATGCGCAGCGCCTCGCCCGCCGCTGCCAGCCCCTGCGCGAAATTGCCGGATGAGTATGCCACGACGCCACGTTTCGCCTCTTCGGGAGACAGCTGCCTCAACCGCCAGTACGCCCCGCGTGCCTTGAACGACCCCGCCCATTGCAGCGATTCCGGCTTGACGAACAGGCGCGCGGCTCCGGACGCCTTCACCAGTGCGGCGGATTCCAGCAGCGGCGTGACCTGCGTCGCCTCCCTCGTGACGGCGTAGGCACGCTGGAGATGCTCGAGCGACGGGATCATTTCGCCCTCAGGCTCTCGTAGGAGACCATGACGTGCTTTGCATAGGCGGGGCGCTGGGTCAGGCGGTCGTAATAGGCCCGCAGGTGAGGCGTGTCGGCGCGGTCGAAGTCGAGCGTGAAGTAGCGGTAGAGGGGCATCCCGACGATCATGTCGGCAAAGCACGGCGTCTCGCGCCCCAGGAAAGGCGTCGTCATCTGTCCCAACCGCTCGTCCAGCATCCCTGCCAGCCGCTTCACCCTGGCTTCACTGGCGGCGAAAGCCTTCGCGTCGCGCTCTCCCGGCTTCTGTCCGATCAGCGGCCAGAAGATGCCGGGCAGGAAGGCCGGCCCGAACGTGGTCTTGATCCATTCCGCCCAGACGTCGAGCGGCGCCCGCCGCGCCGGGTCGGCCGGCCAGAAGGCTTCCGATCCATAGCGCGCGCCGAGATAGCGCACGATGGCCGCGCTCTCGAACAGGGTCAGGTCGCCGTCCTGCAGGACGGGCACCAAACCGTTCGGGTTCATCCGGCGATACTCTTGCGTATCGGTGCCGCCGAACGCTCCGCCGACATCCACCCGCTCGCACTCCAGCCCGATCTCGGCCAGCGCCCACATGACCGCCTGGACGTTCGAGGATGTGGCGCGGCCCCAGACCTTGATCATCTCATTCTCCCCTCGGAAACCGCTTCGATTCTTCCAGGATGTTGAGGTCCATGTGGTTGCGCATGTACCTCTCGGATGCCTGCCGCAGCGGCTGGAAATCCCACGGGTAGTAGGCGCCGTTGCGCAGCGCGGGATACACCACCCAGCGCCGCGCCTGGCTCTCGCGAACCTCGGCGTCGAAGCGCGCCATGTCCCAGCGCGCCCGCACCTTTTCCATGAACGCCGCCACCATGCCGGCATGCGCCGGATCGGCCGCGAGGTTCTCCCGCTCCTGAGGATCGGCTACCAGATCGAAGAGCTGCGGCGGGTCGATCTCGCAATGCACGAACTTCCACCGCCCCTCGCGGATCGCCACCAGCGGCGCGTTGGAGCCCTCCGCGGCATACTCCATCACCACCGGCTCGCTGCGCTCCTGGCCCGCCAGCATCGGCACCAGCGACTGCCCGTCTGTCCACGGCATGATCGCGCCCATGTCGATGCCGGCCAGCTCGCAGAGCGTCGGGCAGATGTCGAGATTCGACACCGGCGTCGTGTGCAGCCCCGGCGCGATGCCCTTTCCCGCGATCATCAGGGGGACCCGCGACGAACCCTCGAAGAAGCTCATCTTGAACCACAGGCCCCGCTCGCCCAGCATGTCGCCGTGGTCGGAGCAGAACAGGATCAGCGTGTCGTCGAGCATGCGCGTGCGCGTCAGCACGTCCAACAGCTCGCCCACCTTGTCGTCGAGGTATGAGATGTTGGCGAAGTATCCGCGCCGCGAGCGCCGCACCATCTCGGGCGTGATGTCGTAGGCGGGATAGTCGCTCGCCACATAGAGCCGCCGCGAATGCGGATCCTGTTCCTCGAAGGGAATGAAGCCCACCTCCGGCTCGAGTGCGGCGCAATCCTCGTAGAGGTCCCAGTATTTCCGCCGCGACACGTAGGGATCGTGCGGATGCGTGAAGGAGACGGTGAGGCACCACGGCCGCCTGTTCGGGTCGGTCGACCCCCGGGCGAAATCGTAAAGCTTCTGGCCGGCATGGAAGCAGACCTCGTCGTCATACTCCATCTGGTTGGAGATCTCGGCCACCCCTGCGCCGGTCACCGAGCCCAGATTGTGGTACCACCAGTCGATGCGCTCGCCCGGCTTGCGGTAGTCCGGCGTCCAGCCGAAATCCGCCGGATAGATGTCCGTCGTCAGCCGCTCCTCCAGCCCGTGCAGCTGGTCCGGCCCGACGAAATGCATCTTGCCCGACAGCACGGTGTGGTAGCCCGCCGTGCGCAAATGATGCGCATAGGTGGGGATCGCCGAGGGAAACTCCCCCGCATTGTCGTAGACCCGCGTGCGCGACGGCAGCTGCCCGCTCATGAAGGAGGCCCGCCCGGGCGCGCAGAGCGGCGAGGCCGTATAATTGTTGGCAAACCGCGCCGACCGCGCCGCCAGCGCCTTCAGGTTCGGCGCATGTAAAAAATCCGCCGGCCCGTCGGGAAACAACGTCCCGTTCAGCTGGTCCACCATGACGATCAGGATGTTCGGCTTGCTCACGACGTCCTCCCATGCCCCCGCGCGGCCGGTCTCGCCGCATCCCCGCGCGCCGATCGCATTTGCAATCCTGGGACTGCGACCGGCGGCCTACCCCCACCCCTGCCCCTCCCCTCTGAGGGGAGGGGGACGGAACCGCCGAGATTGGCATCGATGGTGTTCCGGCAGCCGACGGCACCGACGGTGTCCTGGCGACAGGTCACTTTGGCGGTTTCTCGACCAAGGACGGTGCCGCCGCCAAATCCCCCTCTCCCTTGAGGGGAGGGGCAGGGGTGGGGGTAACTCCATCCCCAATCCCTCCGCCCTTGGCCGGAAGACAAAGGCGGCCAACATAGAACGCGACCATCCAAGGACCTCACGCTCATCTCCCCCCCAACTGCATCCCGACATACTCCTCCACCAGCGCCACCGCGCTGTCGGCGTTCGGCGCGCCGTCCTTGAGCGCGCGGCGGATGTAGAGCCCGTCGATCAGTGCGGCTACCCCTTCGGCCACCCGCTCGGCCCGTTCGCGCGCCAGGAGCGGCGCAAGCCCGCTCATCAGGTTGGCGTTGAGCCGCCGCGCGTAGACCCGCAACAGCCGCCGCAGCGCCGGCGTGCGCTGCGCCTCGACGTAGAAGGCGAGCCACGCCGAGATGATCTCCGGCCGGAACTGCTTTTCGGAAAAATTCACCCCGATCACCGCCGACACCCGCTCGCGCGGCGTCGCGGCGGCCGCGAGCGCTGCCCGGCAGTCGGCCCCGAGTTCGGACAGCAGATGCCGCATGGTCGCTTCGAGCAGGTCGCTCTTGGCCCCGAAATAATGATGCGCCAGCGCCGAAGACACCCCGGCGAGCCCGGCGATCTCCGACATGGTCACGTCGAGCGACCCCCGCTCCCCGATCGCGGCGATCGCGGCATCGATCAGCGCCTGACGGCGCACCGGCTGCATTCCGACCTTGGGCATGAGGGCTCCTCAACGGGAAGGAGCCTAGTTTTGATTGACGCGTCAATCAAGGAAAAACCGAGCCGCCGCCGACGCACCTCCTTCTCCCCGTTCACGGGGAGGTCCGCAGGACGGCCCGAAGGGCCGGATGAGGGGCGGCGCGATGGTCGAGGAAGGCCCGTTGGTACTTCAAGACGAGGGAGACGCCGCGGCGCATCGCGGCGATATCCGGATCTGCTTGGGTAGGCTTTCACACGATGCTCCGCCCAGAGCCAAGGTGCAGAACAGAAAAGAATATGGAGGTAGCGTAAGTGGCGCGAGCCTCACTGGCACGACCGCCAATTCTGCGTGTAAAGTGGGGAGGAGGGATATTGGGTTTTGAAACAGCAAGCAGCGCAGCAGTATCCGACGGCGGCTGTCAAGCAGCTTAGAAATGCATTGGCTGGTGCGATCTCCGATTTCAGCGCAAACGAGGTACCTTCCCTCTGCAGCCGTCTCCAACTGCGAGACGGTGATCGCGAGGAGTCATTCAAGAGCAAATTTAAGTATGCAGAGCGACGACTGATCGAAAAATCAGCAGCGGAGTTGATCCCGATCGCTCAGCGCCTTCTTGAAGAAGTCGACTCCTATGAGGTGGCCGAGGCCTACGCTAAGCTGCAGGAAATAAATCAGGTCTCAGTCTCCGAACTCACACGTCGCCGCATCATGGCCCTTTTCGATAAACGGTCATACAGCTCTGAGTTCGAGGATATAGATTTCATCCGCCGCGTTTGGCCGACAACAAAAATGCCATCGGTCTTTATCTCATTCTCAAACCAGCCTTCCGAAGCGACGTTGGATGATGATCTCTTCAACAGCATCGCTCGGAACAACGACTGGGGCAACCGGGAGACGCTGGAAGCCGTTGGGTTTCTGACATGCTCGCAAAGGCAATTCTTTCGCTTTCTGGAGGAAGTCACCAGCCCTCTGACGCAATCGTCGGAGGCCCAAACCGACCTCGCGGCTGCAATCAATGATCACCTGCGCCATGATGGTTATCGGCTGATCATTGTCCGGCGGCTTTCAGGCAGCCCGGTTTACGAGGTGCAGCCTGCAGCCTTCGGCAGTCCCGCGGATGATGCCATCTCGCAGGCGCTTGCCGACTTCGACCCGGACTTGGTGCATGGCAGATGGACTCAGGCGCTAGACCGTCGGGATACCGATCCCGCAGGAGCGATCACACTGGCCAGAACGCTGCTGGAGGACGTGTGCAAGTGGATCATCATCGAAGCCGGGCAGACGTACGAGGAGAAGGATGACCTGCCGGTCCTCTATCGGAAACTCGCAAAGATCCTGAATCTGGCTCCGGACGGTTACACGGAACCTGTGTTCAAGCAGATTCTTGGAAGCTGCCAATCAGTCGTCGAATCGTTGGGGTCGCTGCGAAACAAGATCGGTGACGCTCACAGTCCGGGGCCAAGAAAACTGAAGCCTGCTGCCCGACATGCTCAGCTCGCCGTCAATTTGTCCGGCACGATGGCGACATTTCTGGTTTCGACATGGGTGGCAAGAAGAGGCGGAACCCCCTAGACTGCTGTCCACTTCTTCAACTCATGGATCGCGGTTGCGATTTGACGTCCCTCGTTCGGTCCACCCTTGTAAATGACGCCGACAACCTTGCCACTGGCATCCAACACGGGACCTCCCGACATGCCTTGACTTAGTTCTTGCGACACCTCCACTCGATCGATCGCGTGCTTGCGAGGGAGGGACGTAACCTTTCCACTTCGAATGTTTAAACGGTCACCAGGTCCATACCCGGGATAACCGTAGGCAATGACGTCGTCACCAACCGCAACCGCTGTCGTCGCCGCTTCCATTTCGAAGAACTCATTCGAACTAATGGCGTGGTCGAGGATTGCCAGATCGCGATGCTGGCATCTTCTGCGAACCGAAACATTGGCTTGGTTGGATGGCGTGCTCGGATGATAAACGAGCAGATCCTCTGGATCCTCCACGCAATGAGCAGCTGTGACGAGCCCAACTCCGCTCAGGAAAAACGCCGTACCCTGCTCGCCTCCATTCCCAGAATGCTCGACGATCCAAACTGACCTATCCCGCCGCTCACTTTCCGTCGGTGTGATCTTCACGGGATGATCCGCGAAGCTTCGATTGTAGCGCAAAGCCAAGGAACGAACGACCGGGTCGGCCAACCCCTTCAAATGGCCGACGTACGCGATCTTTCCGCGAATGTGTGTGCCGATATCGCCTTTCCCACCTTTGGAAAAATATGTTGCTTGCGAGGCTTTGAGCCCATGTCTCTCTATCGAGCTGAGCTTCGCTCGGATATCGCGGACGTAACGGCGATCAACGTTCAGCCCTGAATTGATCTTCACGCCAGTGACGATGCGCCGTGAGTTTCGGTCAGCGTAGTGGAGTTTATGCGGATTAATGATGAATCCGTTGCCTTGGACGGCGGTACGCAAGGCGGCCGAGAGCAACTCTGGGGAGAAATTCCCGACCGAGGGTGGGCCGGCTTCGAAGAGCGCAACTGGAGGCTGATAACCCGAGAACGTGATGTCGTCGGCATACCTAGTATAGATCGTTCTCGCGCTCTTTGCTATGCGCAGGAGCGCCTTATCGAGGCGATAGCAGATCATGTTAGACAGCACTGGGCTCGTCGGTGCCCCCTGGGGAAGATGTCCGTCATAACATGCTACTCTCGCCACGATCTCAGCAACGCGACGTTCAAGGCCGACGGACGTTAGCAGGCCCACGATCCGGTTTTCGGTGATCGTGGGGAAGAAGTCCTGGAGATCTAGGTTGACTACGAACCGTCGCGCGCCATGAGCCTCAGCATTCGTCTTGACAGAACGATCTAAAACGAAGCCGTGTACTGGGTTTCGTACTCGGTATATCTGGCCCAGTAAAGGCGCAAGCTTGCGCTGCAGAATCTTAAGCCGACTGTCCGGCGCGCAAATCGTACGAGTCTTTCCGGACCCTTTCGTAATCGAAAACCGTCGATACATCTTGCCGCGGTACCACCATATCTTCTTCAGCTCAGGAGGGCTCATACCAAGGTGGGCGAGTAACGTTGCCTCATCCCCCAGCGCGGCTGGGATATTGATGGGGTAGAGTTTGCCGAATACTCGAGCGGCCGATGGCACGGGGCCCCCTTCCAATCACGCCGCTCGCCACAAGCACTCGGCGGGCAAGATATGTCGAGACGTTTGCTCTTAGGCCGCAGTTACACAGCCCGTATGCGAAGAGTGGCCCCGTCCAGCTTGTATATCCACGGTGGCACGATTGATCTACGCGTCCCTGGAAATATCCACGGATAATACCAGTGCAGCTAACCGCGCTTTTCATTGTAAGGGAAGGAAAGGAGCGCTGAAGTGATGGAATAGGTGCAACGTCGAAAGCCGGCGGTTGAGTGTCTCCTTACACCCATCGGTCAACCCCAAGCCGCCGTTCCGCTCCCCACCCTATCTCAGACCCAAAATCGGACCAAGTCTCACGCAGACGCCCTCCAAATCTGTGAACAGTTACCCACGTTGCTCCAACGAAATCAACCCCTTCCACCAATCTCCACCCCTTTCCATCCACACCCTCTGAAACCCGCCCGACAATAGCGGCAGGTTTTATGGAGGCGCGGAGATGCACACTGGACTGCCGGACGATCGGACGCTGAGGCGCCTTGCGGCGCTGCTCGTCGCGATGGCCGTGCTGTCCGAGCGTGCCGCCGCGCGGTCGTTCCCCGTCCGCTGGATCGTCCTCTCCCTCCTGCGGGTGGGGGCGGCCGTGACGGAGACGTTCGTCGTCGAGGTGACGCAGCTGGAGTGGCCGTGCCCCGACGGCGCGTGGGATTTCCGCGGTGACGTGCTGGATGCCGCTTGGCTGGCCCTGCGCCTGCGCGCGCTGGCGGCGGTGATCGAGGCCCTTGCGGGCCTACCGTCCGGTGTCGACGCATGGATTTCATGGGTCGTCCGCGAGACGTGCAACGCCTTGCCGCCCGCCCGCCGGTCTTTCGCGATGCCCGGCGGCTGGAGTCCCGCGCCCAACGACACGTCATAGCGCGCCCCGGATCATTCATGTTCGATCGGACTGGCCACGCGGCAAAACCGCTGCGGGGCGCGTCGGCGTTGGCTCCGCGCAATCCCGGCTGCCGGCGCGGGCGGGCGCGGGAGGCGGCCGGCGACCAGGCCGTGTCACCTCCCAGGGTGATGCCAGCCCGTCCGCTGCATGCTTTCTCCTTTCCAAAAGCCGGTGCGTTTTGACCGATGCTCTTCAATCGGTTCAACCTTGAACAATTCCTTGCCCGGCGCCACATTTCGGGTAGACTAGGTCCGAACCTTCCCAGGGAGAAAAGATCCATGACTGCTGCCATCGTCGGCTGGGCGCATTCGCGCTTCGGAAAGCTCGAGGACGAGACGCTCGAGAGCATGATCGTCAAGGTCGCGACCGACGCGCTGGAGCATGCCGGCATCGGCCCCGACGACGTCGACGAGATCGTGCTTGGCCACTTCAACGCCGGCTTCTCGGCGCAGGACTTTACCGCCAGTCTCGTGCTCCAGGCCGACGACCGCTTCCGGTTCAAGCCCGCGACGCGCGTGGAAAACGCCTGCGCCACGGGCTCGGCCGCCGTGCGCCAGGGCATCCGCGCCATCGATGCCGACGCCGCCCGCATCGTGCTGGTCGTCGGCGCCGAGCAGATGACCAGGACGCCCGGCCCGGAGATCGGCAAGAACCTGCTGAAAGCCTCCTACCTGCCGGAGGATGGCGACACGCCGGCCGGCTTCGCCGGCGTCTTCGGCAAGATCGCGGCCGCCTACTTCCAGCGCCACGGCGACCAGTCCGACGCTCTGGCGAAGATCGCCGCCAAGAACCACAAGAACGGCGTCGACAATCCCTACGCCCAGATGCGCAAGGATTTCGGCTACGATTTCTGCCGCGCCGAGAGCGAGAAGAACCCCTACGTCGCCGGCCCGCTGAAGCGCACCGACTGTTCGCTGGTCTCGGACGGCGCCGCCGCGATCGTGCTCGCCGACATCCCCACCGCGCTTTCCATGCGCCGCGCGGTGGCCTTCCGTGCCAACGAGCACGTCCAGGACTTCCTGCCGATGTCCAAGCGCGACATCCTGCTCTTCGAGGGCGGGGCGGAGGCCTGGAAGCGGTCGCTCGACAAGGCCCGGCTGACGCTCGACGACCTCTCCTTCGTCGAGACGCACGACTGCTTCACCATCGCCGAGCTGATCGAATATGAGGCGATGGGGCTCGCCAAGC
This region includes:
- a CDS encoding threonine ammonia-lyase, producing the protein MIPSLEHLQRAYAVTREATQVTPLLESAALVKASGAARLFVKPESLQWAGSFKARGAYWRLRQLSPEEAKRGVVAYSSGNFAQGLAAAGEALRIPVTIVMPVDAPAAKREATAGYGARVVLTEHGERAREEVAAEKARSIAADENLTLLHPFDDVEIVAGQAGAGIEALDQLEAKDTTADILLCPVGGGGLIGGVALAFHYLSPGTRIVAVEPEGFDGMGRSLAHGAIEATPMGASTICDGLMARRPGEAPFEAVRASRVEGLSVSDAEVRAAMKLAFEKLKLVLEPSGAASLAALLCGRMEVAGKSVLVICSGGNVSLSDFMRHVGDA
- a CDS encoding glutathione S-transferase family protein translates to MIKVWGRATSSNVQAVMWALAEIGLECERVDVGGAFGGTDTQEYRRMNPNGLVPVLQDGDLTLFESAAIVRYLGARYGSEAFWPADPARRAPLDVWAEWIKTTFGPAFLPGIFWPLIGQKPGERDAKAFAASEARVKRLAGMLDERLGQMTTPFLGRETPCFADMIVGMPLYRYFTLDFDRADTPHLRAYYDRLTQRPAYAKHVMVSYESLRAK
- the betC gene encoding choline-sulfatase — encoded protein: MVDQLNGTLFPDGPADFLHAPNLKALAARSARFANNYTASPLCAPGRASFMSGQLPSRTRVYDNAGEFPSAIPTYAHHLRTAGYHTVLSGKMHFVGPDQLHGLEERLTTDIYPADFGWTPDYRKPGERIDWWYHNLGSVTGAGVAEISNQMEYDDEVCFHAGQKLYDFARGSTDPNRRPWCLTVSFTHPHDPYVSRRKYWDLYEDCAALEPEVGFIPFEEQDPHSRRLYVASDYPAYDITPEMVRRSRRGYFANISYLDDKVGELLDVLTRTRMLDDTLILFCSDHGDMLGERGLWFKMSFFEGSSRVPLMIAGKGIAPGLHTTPVSNLDICPTLCELAGIDMGAIMPWTDGQSLVPMLAGQERSEPVVMEYAAEGSNAPLVAIREGRWKFVHCEIDPPQLFDLVADPQERENLAADPAHAGMVAAFMEKVRARWDMARFDAEVRESQARRWVVYPALRNGAYYPWDFQPLRQASERYMRNHMDLNILEESKRFPRGE
- the betI gene encoding transcriptional regulator BetI — its product is MPKVGMQPVRRQALIDAAIAAIGERGSLDVTMSEIAGLAGVSSALAHHYFGAKSDLLEATMRHLLSELGADCRAALAAAATPRERVSAVIGVNFSEKQFRPEIISAWLAFYVEAQRTPALRRLLRVYARRLNANLMSGLAPLLARERAERVAEGVAALIDGLYIRRALKDGAPNADSAVALVEEYVGMQLGGR
- a CDS encoding abortive infection family protein, which encodes MKQQAAQQYPTAAVKQLRNALAGAISDFSANEVPSLCSRLQLRDGDREESFKSKFKYAERRLIEKSAAELIPIAQRLLEEVDSYEVAEAYAKLQEINQVSVSELTRRRIMALFDKRSYSSEFEDIDFIRRVWPTTKMPSVFISFSNQPSEATLDDDLFNSIARNNDWGNRETLEAVGFLTCSQRQFFRFLEEVTSPLTQSSEAQTDLAAAINDHLRHDGYRLIIVRRLSGSPVYEVQPAAFGSPADDAISQALADFDPDLVHGRWTQALDRRDTDPAGAITLARTLLEDVCKWIIIEAGQTYEEKDDLPVLYRKLAKILNLAPDGYTEPVFKQILGSCQSVVESLGSLRNKIGDAHSPGPRKLKPAARHAQLAVNLSGTMATFLVSTWVARRGGTP
- a CDS encoding trypsin-like peptidase domain-containing protein is translated as MPSAARVFGKLYPINIPAALGDEATLLAHLGMSPPELKKIWWYRGKMYRRFSITKGSGKTRTICAPDSRLKILQRKLAPLLGQIYRVRNPVHGFVLDRSVKTNAEAHGARRFVVNLDLQDFFPTITENRIVGLLTSVGLERRVAEIVARVACYDGHLPQGAPTSPVLSNMICYRLDKALLRIAKSARTIYTRYADDITFSGYQPPVALFEAGPPSVGNFSPELLSAALRTAVQGNGFIINPHKLHYADRNSRRIVTGVKINSGLNVDRRYVRDIRAKLSSIERHGLKASQATYFSKGGKGDIGTHIRGKIAYVGHLKGLADPVVRSLALRYNRSFADHPVKITPTESERRDRSVWIVEHSGNGGEQGTAFFLSGVGLVTAAHCVEDPEDLLVYHPSTPSNQANVSVRRRCQHRDLAILDHAISSNEFFEMEAATTAVAVGDDVIAYGYPGYGPGDRLNIRSGKVTSLPRKHAIDRVEVSQELSQGMSGGPVLDASGKVVGVIYKGGPNEGRQIATAIHELKKWTAV
- a CDS encoding acetyl-CoA acetyltransferase, which gives rise to MTAAIVGWAHSRFGKLEDETLESMIVKVATDALEHAGIGPDDVDEIVLGHFNAGFSAQDFTASLVLQADDRFRFKPATRVENACATGSAAVRQGIRAIDADAARIVLVVGAEQMTRTPGPEIGKNLLKASYLPEDGDTPAGFAGVFGKIAAAYFQRHGDQSDALAKIAAKNHKNGVDNPYAQMRKDFGYDFCRAESEKNPYVAGPLKRTDCSLVSDGAAAIVLADIPTALSMRRAVAFRANEHVQDFLPMSKRDILLFEGGAEAWKRSLDKARLTLDDLSFVETHDCFTIAELIEYEAMGLAKPGQGARVVEEGLTEKNGKLPVNPSGGLKAKGHPIGATGVSMHALTAAQLTGEAGGIQVKDARLGGIFNMGGAAVANYVSILERIK